Proteins encoded together in one Nostoc sp. PCC 7524 window:
- a CDS encoding DNA cytosine methyltransferase: MEAIKLKFADLFAGIGGFRLAFGKSQYECVFSCEINEACRQVYFNNFADIPEYDISKIDIRNLPYFDVLTAGFPCQPFSICGRRKGFHDTRGTLFFHICEIIEHINPPVVVLENVKHILHHDQGRTLEVILYSLEDIGYAVNYEIINSKDFGLPQNRERVVFVATKNRKFDFGLLKKIYPFPTLREFLCTSGEFEYLNPQEYTMIDNPKQQASGLIFVGYRNKNIWKTGIRPNTEHLSRVHHQPNRIYSIDGVHPTIPSQETSGRFFIYIPEENAVRKLTIRECYRIMGFPDKFKTHSNLAECYKQIGNSVAIPVMYELANQIRKQFFSYLDTGNEIISDHEKYNFKQPIQLELPLIMNHREKLIQIYQSTSELEINQITLPEAYQNYVAEIAKKCFARKAVHTVLITLLVHKILHPSQDIRYHQAEMVGGFSGRSIDTKYITPTLTELGLPAMAESGWLTRSLEQPYPYTFDYNGNISPKSLKTAFLNIIDFVQTHPEKSEEVLKLLLKLIKSAKNDNVVEIIKLTNPEKIDIKTVVNALNEHFNYDYKTVGGSKLPVIAFYAVYKILLREISRYSSCTLGKLGSHTASDRTSRTAGDIEIFDKNNHLVEAIEVKHGQEITLQIVYRAKEKIIQHNPGRYYIFASKDVKESEADKINNLIKEIATEHGCQVIVNGIMPTIKYYLRLIMSVTDFIEEYSQLIESDNELQKIHKEKWNEILGRLMIE; this comes from the coding sequence ATGGAGGCAATAAAACTAAAATTTGCTGACTTATTTGCTGGAATTGGAGGTTTTAGATTAGCTTTTGGAAAATCCCAATATGAATGTGTATTCTCCTGTGAGATTAACGAGGCTTGCCGACAAGTTTATTTTAATAATTTTGCAGATATACCAGAATATGATATTAGCAAAATTGATATAAGAAACTTACCGTACTTTGATGTTTTGACGGCTGGGTTTCCTTGTCAACCTTTTAGTATTTGTGGACGAAGAAAAGGGTTTCACGACACTAGAGGTACTTTGTTTTTTCATATTTGTGAAATTATTGAACATATCAATCCTCCTGTTGTTGTACTTGAAAATGTTAAACATATCTTACATCACGATCAAGGAAGAACATTAGAAGTAATATTATATTCTTTGGAAGATATAGGTTATGCCGTCAATTACGAAATAATTAACTCTAAGGATTTTGGCTTGCCACAAAATAGAGAAAGAGTAGTATTTGTAGCTACGAAAAATAGAAAATTTGATTTTGGGCTTCTCAAGAAAATTTATCCATTCCCTACCCTAAGAGAATTTTTATGTACTTCAGGAGAATTTGAATACTTAAATCCTCAAGAGTACACAATGATAGATAATCCGAAACAACAAGCGTCTGGTTTGATTTTTGTAGGATATCGTAATAAAAATATTTGGAAAACAGGTATTAGACCAAACACAGAACATTTATCCAGGGTTCATCATCAACCCAATAGAATATATTCTATAGACGGCGTACATCCAACAATCCCTTCTCAAGAAACTTCCGGTAGATTTTTTATTTACATACCAGAAGAAAATGCAGTTCGGAAATTAACGATTAGAGAGTGTTATAGAATTATGGGTTTTCCTGATAAGTTCAAAACCCATAGTAATTTAGCCGAGTGTTATAAGCAAATAGGTAATTCTGTCGCAATACCAGTGATGTATGAACTTGCAAATCAAATCAGGAAACAGTTTTTTTCTTATTTAGACACAGGCAATGAAATAATTAGTGATCATGAAAAATATAATTTTAAGCAACCCATTCAACTTGAACTACCTCTAATAATGAATCATAGAGAAAAACTTATACAAATTTACCAAAGTACATCTGAATTAGAAATTAATCAAATTACATTACCAGAAGCATATCAAAATTATGTCGCCGAAATTGCTAAAAAATGTTTTGCGAGGAAAGCAGTTCATACTGTATTAATTACTCTTTTAGTACATAAAATTCTACATCCATCTCAGGATATTAGATATCACCAAGCTGAAATGGTTGGTGGTTTTTCAGGGAGAAGTATAGATACAAAATACATTACTCCCACATTAACAGAGTTGGGCTTACCTGCAATGGCAGAAAGTGGTTGGTTAACTCGTTCTTTAGAACAACCTTATCCTTATACATTCGATTATAACGGCAACATCAGCCCTAAGTCTCTAAAAACAGCATTTCTCAATATTATTGATTTTGTGCAGACACATCCTGAAAAATCTGAAGAGGTATTAAAATTACTTCTAAAATTGATCAAATCAGCTAAGAATGATAATGTAGTTGAAATCATTAAATTAACCAATCCTGAAAAAATAGATATAAAAACTGTAGTCAATGCTTTAAATGAGCATTTCAACTATGACTATAAAACTGTTGGTGGCTCAAAATTGCCTGTTATTGCTTTTTATGCTGTTTATAAAATTCTCCTTAGAGAAATATCCAGATATAGTTCATGTACGCTCGGAAAATTAGGCAGTCATACAGCTTCTGACAGAACTTCTAGGACGGCTGGAGATATTGAAATTTTTGATAAAAATAATCATCTTGTTGAAGCTATAGAAGTAAAACATGGTCAAGAAATAACTTTGCAAATCGTTTATCGTGCTAAAGAGAAGATTATTCAACACAATCCTGGTAGATATTACATTTTTGCTTCAAAAGATGTTAAAGAATCAGAAGCAGATAAAATTAATAACCTGATTAAAGAAATTGCAACTGAACATGGATGTCAAGTAATTGTTAATGGAATCATGCCAACCATTAAATACTATTTGAGATTAATTATGTCTGTCACGGATTTTATTGAAGAATACTCTCAATTGATAGAGTCAGATAATGAATTACAAAAAATTCACAAAGAAAAATGGAATGAAATTTTAGGCAGATTAATGATTGAATAA
- the rlmN gene encoding 23S rRNA (adenine(2503)-C(2))-methyltransferase RlmN, with product MSATPLVSPLNSPLPDTTTLTPLLGASVTELTAWVQQQGQPAYRGKQLHDWIYHKGVRSLADISVFPKQWRATVADFPIGRSQIHYRAVAPDDAVKYLLQLADGQIVETVGIPTEKRLTVCVSTQVGCPMACDFCATGKGGYKRNLDRHEIVDQVLTVQEDFQQRVSHVVFMGMGEPLLNTENVLAAIKSLNQDVGIGQRSLTVSTVGIRDRIRELAQEHLQVTLAVSLHAPNQALREQIIPSARPYPIEDLLTECREYVAITGRRISFEYILLAGVNDLPEHALELAKRLRGFQSHVNLIPYNPIEEVDYKRPNRDRIQAFLKVLQQQQIAVSVRYSRGLEADAACGQLRTNQTTGK from the coding sequence ATGTCTGCTACGCCTCTTGTTTCTCCACTCAACTCACCCCTACCAGACACAACAACCTTAACTCCCCTACTTGGCGCTTCGGTGACGGAGTTAACGGCTTGGGTGCAACAGCAAGGACAACCTGCTTATAGAGGTAAGCAACTCCATGACTGGATTTATCACAAGGGAGTGCGATCGCTAGCTGATATTTCTGTCTTCCCTAAACAATGGCGTGCCACTGTTGCAGATTTTCCCATTGGACGTTCTCAAATTCACTACCGGGCTGTGGCACCAGATGACGCGGTGAAGTATCTTTTGCAACTCGCAGACGGGCAGATTGTAGAAACAGTTGGTATTCCTACAGAAAAGCGGTTAACTGTCTGCGTGTCTACCCAGGTGGGTTGTCCAATGGCGTGTGATTTCTGCGCTACTGGTAAAGGTGGCTACAAACGCAACTTAGACAGACATGAAATTGTTGATCAAGTCTTAACTGTCCAAGAAGATTTTCAACAACGGGTGAGTCATGTAGTCTTCATGGGTATGGGTGAACCGTTGTTAAATACAGAGAATGTCTTAGCTGCAATTAAATCTTTGAATCAAGATGTCGGGATTGGACAACGATCGCTCACTGTTTCTACTGTCGGAATTCGCGATCGCATCCGTGAGTTAGCCCAAGAACATTTGCAAGTTACCCTGGCTGTGAGTCTCCACGCTCCCAACCAAGCCCTGCGCGAACAAATTATTCCCAGCGCCCGCCCCTATCCTATCGAAGACTTGCTGACTGAATGTCGGGAATATGTAGCTATCACTGGCAGGCGCATTTCTTTTGAATATATCTTGCTAGCTGGTGTGAATGATTTACCAGAACACGCCTTAGAACTAGCAAAGCGTCTCAGGGGATTTCAAAGTCATGTAAATTTAATTCCCTACAATCCCATCGAAGAAGTTGACTATAAACGCCCTAACCGCGATCGCATTCAAGCTTTTCTCAAAGTTCTTCAACAACAACAAATCGCTGTTAGTGTGCGCTACTCTCGCGGTTTAGAAGCTGATGCAGCCTGTGGGCAATTGAGAACCAATCAAACGACTGGTAAGTAG